Proteins found in one Podarcis muralis chromosome 5, rPodMur119.hap1.1, whole genome shotgun sequence genomic segment:
- the DBT gene encoding lipoamide acyltransferase component of branched-chain alpha-keto acid dehydrogenase complex, mitochondrial isoform X1, producing the protein MAAAVGLRSFYKATGRLLCVHHIRLYSNFRSLKAKYNCGLDKPSWRYRNPHRLFRTTIVSHGQIVQFKLSDIGEGITEVTVKEWYVKEGDVVSQFDSICEVQSDKASVTITSRYDGVIRKLHYNLDEIAHVGKPLVDIETAALKDVAPEEDVVETPAVSHEEQTHQEIKGHKTLATPAVRRLAMENNIKLSEVVGTGKDNRILKEDILNYLAKQTGAILPLSPKPEIVAPPPTPKAAADKPKTPRIPLPISKPVVISQKDKTVAISGFQKVMVKTMSAALKIPHFGYCDEIDLTQLVRLREELKPVALERGIKLTFMPFFLKAASLALLHYPILNASLDENCQNITYKASHNIGVAMDTGQGLVVPNVKNVQACSVYEVASELNRLQSLGSANQLGTSDLTGGTFTLSNIGTIGGTYAKPVILPPEVAIGALGKIQGLPRFNAKGEIFKAQIMNVSWSADHRIIDGATMSRFSNLWKSYLENPAFMLLDLK; encoded by the exons ATGGCGGCAGCCGTGGGGCTGAGGAGCTTTTACAAGGCGACGGGGCGCCTG CTCTGCGTCCACCATATTAGATTGTACAGTAACTTCCGTTCGCTTAAGGCAAAATACAATTGTGGGCTTGACAAGCCCTCATGGAGGTATCGAAATCCACACCGATTGTTCAGAACAACTATTG TGTCACATGGCCAAATTGTCCAGTTCAAGCTCTCTGATATTGGAGAAGGGATTACGGAGGTGACGGTGAAAGAATG GTATGTAAAAGAAGGCGATGTCGTCTCCCAGTTTGACAGCATCTGTGAAGTCCAAAGTGATAAAGCCTCTGTCACCATCACCAGCCGTTACGATGGCGTCATTAGAAAACTCCATTACAACTTAGACGAAATTGCCCATGTGGGGAAACCACTAGTGGATATAGAAACAGCTGCCTTGAAAG ATGTCGCTCCCGAAGAGGACGTGGTCGAAACCCCTGCCGTGTCTCACGAAGAGCAGACCCACCAGGAGATCAAAGGCCACAAAACCTTGGCAACTCCTGCCGTCCGCCGCCTTGCCATGGAAAACAAT ATTAAACTGAGTGAAGTTGTTGGAACAGGAAAAGATAACCGTATCCTCAAAGAAGACATTCTCAATTACTTGGCCAAACAGACGGGAGCTATTTTACCTCTATCGCCAAAACCTGAAATTGTCGCGCCGCCGCCAACAccgaaggctgcagcagataagccAAAGACGCCAAGAATCCCTCTGCCCATTTCCAAACCCGTCGTAATTTCACAGAAAGATAAAACAGTGGCCATTTCAG GATTCCAGAAGGTCATGGTGAAAACCATGTCTGCAGCGCTGAAAATTCCTCACTTCGGTTATTGCGACGAGATTGATCTCACGCAACTTGTCCGGCTGAGAGAGGAGCTGAAACCTGTAGCGCTCGAACGTGGAATTAAGCTCACCTTCATGCCTTTCTTCTTAAAG GCCGCTTCTTTAGCCTTATTACATTATCCGATCCTCAACGCTTCGCTGGATGAAAACTGCCAAAACATCACTTACAAG GCTTCTCACAACATTGGAGTTGCTATGGATACAGGGCAAGGCCTAGTTGTCCCAAATGTGAAGAATGTCCAGGCCTGCAGTGTATATGAGGTCGCTTCAGAATTAAATCGCCTGCAGAGCCTGGGGTCTGCGAATCAGCTGGGAACAAGCGACCTCACCGGGGGAACATTCACACTCTCCAACATTGGCACA aTTGGCGGTACCTATGCAAAACCCGTAATTCTTCCTCCTGAAGTAGCTATTGGCGCTCTTGGGAAAATACAA GGCCTTCCTCGGTTTAATGCGAAAGGTGAAATATTTAAAGCACAGATAATGAATGTGAGCTGGTCGGCCGATCACAGAATTATCGACGGTGCTACCATGTCCCGTTTTTCCAACTTGTGGAAATCTTACTTGGAGAATCCTGCTTTCATGCTGCTGGATCTAAAATAA
- the DBT gene encoding lipoamide acyltransferase component of branched-chain alpha-keto acid dehydrogenase complex, mitochondrial isoform X2 has translation MLELCVHHIRLYSNFRSLKAKYNCGLDKPSWRYRNPHRLFRTTIVSHGQIVQFKLSDIGEGITEVTVKEWYVKEGDVVSQFDSICEVQSDKASVTITSRYDGVIRKLHYNLDEIAHVGKPLVDIETAALKDVAPEEDVVETPAVSHEEQTHQEIKGHKTLATPAVRRLAMENNIKLSEVVGTGKDNRILKEDILNYLAKQTGAILPLSPKPEIVAPPPTPKAAADKPKTPRIPLPISKPVVISQKDKTVAISGFQKVMVKTMSAALKIPHFGYCDEIDLTQLVRLREELKPVALERGIKLTFMPFFLKAASLALLHYPILNASLDENCQNITYKASHNIGVAMDTGQGLVVPNVKNVQACSVYEVASELNRLQSLGSANQLGTSDLTGGTFTLSNIGTIGGTYAKPVILPPEVAIGALGKIQGLPRFNAKGEIFKAQIMNVSWSADHRIIDGATMSRFSNLWKSYLENPAFMLLDLK, from the exons ATGCTTGAG CTCTGCGTCCACCATATTAGATTGTACAGTAACTTCCGTTCGCTTAAGGCAAAATACAATTGTGGGCTTGACAAGCCCTCATGGAGGTATCGAAATCCACACCGATTGTTCAGAACAACTATTG TGTCACATGGCCAAATTGTCCAGTTCAAGCTCTCTGATATTGGAGAAGGGATTACGGAGGTGACGGTGAAAGAATG GTATGTAAAAGAAGGCGATGTCGTCTCCCAGTTTGACAGCATCTGTGAAGTCCAAAGTGATAAAGCCTCTGTCACCATCACCAGCCGTTACGATGGCGTCATTAGAAAACTCCATTACAACTTAGACGAAATTGCCCATGTGGGGAAACCACTAGTGGATATAGAAACAGCTGCCTTGAAAG ATGTCGCTCCCGAAGAGGACGTGGTCGAAACCCCTGCCGTGTCTCACGAAGAGCAGACCCACCAGGAGATCAAAGGCCACAAAACCTTGGCAACTCCTGCCGTCCGCCGCCTTGCCATGGAAAACAAT ATTAAACTGAGTGAAGTTGTTGGAACAGGAAAAGATAACCGTATCCTCAAAGAAGACATTCTCAATTACTTGGCCAAACAGACGGGAGCTATTTTACCTCTATCGCCAAAACCTGAAATTGTCGCGCCGCCGCCAACAccgaaggctgcagcagataagccAAAGACGCCAAGAATCCCTCTGCCCATTTCCAAACCCGTCGTAATTTCACAGAAAGATAAAACAGTGGCCATTTCAG GATTCCAGAAGGTCATGGTGAAAACCATGTCTGCAGCGCTGAAAATTCCTCACTTCGGTTATTGCGACGAGATTGATCTCACGCAACTTGTCCGGCTGAGAGAGGAGCTGAAACCTGTAGCGCTCGAACGTGGAATTAAGCTCACCTTCATGCCTTTCTTCTTAAAG GCCGCTTCTTTAGCCTTATTACATTATCCGATCCTCAACGCTTCGCTGGATGAAAACTGCCAAAACATCACTTACAAG GCTTCTCACAACATTGGAGTTGCTATGGATACAGGGCAAGGCCTAGTTGTCCCAAATGTGAAGAATGTCCAGGCCTGCAGTGTATATGAGGTCGCTTCAGAATTAAATCGCCTGCAGAGCCTGGGGTCTGCGAATCAGCTGGGAACAAGCGACCTCACCGGGGGAACATTCACACTCTCCAACATTGGCACA aTTGGCGGTACCTATGCAAAACCCGTAATTCTTCCTCCTGAAGTAGCTATTGGCGCTCTTGGGAAAATACAA GGCCTTCCTCGGTTTAATGCGAAAGGTGAAATATTTAAAGCACAGATAATGAATGTGAGCTGGTCGGCCGATCACAGAATTATCGACGGTGCTACCATGTCCCGTTTTTCCAACTTGTGGAAATCTTACTTGGAGAATCCTGCTTTCATGCTGCTGGATCTAAAATAA